Proteins from one Triticum aestivum cultivar Chinese Spring chromosome 7A, IWGSC CS RefSeq v2.1, whole genome shotgun sequence genomic window:
- the LOC123151699 gene encoding phosphatidylglycerophosphate phosphatase PTPMT2 isoform X2, with amino-acid sequence MAAAESAGLRRGAGARARRKAKEAAVGAAARALFYPTLLYNVVRSKVQAEFRWWDEVDQLILLGAVPFRRDVSHLQKLGVHGVVTLNEPFETLVPSSVYKSRGIDHLLIPTRDYMFAPSLVDISQAVDFIHRNASRGKMTYIHCKAGRGRSTTIVLCYLVKYKNMTPTTAFEHVRSKRARVLLTRSQRKASFTASQPQQDPAWGSIVKTKCINHYGSDIGEIRVVCSIQQ; translated from the exons ATGGCCGCGGCGGAATCGGCCGGCCTGCGGCGCGGGGCGGGGGCGCGGGCCCGGAGgaaggcgaaggaggcggcggtggGCGCCGCCGCTAGGGCGCTCTTCTACCCGACGCTGCTCTACAACGTGGTGAGGAGCAAGGTCCAGGCCGAGTTCCGGTGGTGGGACGAGGTCGATCAG CTCATTTTGCTTGGAGCTGTTCCATTCCGTAGGGATGTTTCACACTTGCAGAAGCTTGGAGTACATGGCGTTGTAACCCTGAATGAACCATTTGAGACTTTAGTACCATCATCAGTATATAAG TCGCGTGGAATTGATCACCTTCTTATTCCTACAAGAGATTATATGTTTGCTCCATCACTTGTGGATATTAGTCAAGCTGTTGATTTCATTCATA GAAACGCATCTCGTGGGAAGATGACATATATTCACTGCAAAGCTGGAAGGGGACGGAGTACAACGATTGTCTTGTGCTATCTG GTGAAGTACAAGAATATGACACCTACCACAGCATTTGAGCATGTGAGATCTAAAAGGGCTAGAGTGCTGCTGACCCGTTCCCAGAGGAAG GCCAGCTTCACCGCCTCACAGCCGCAGCAAGACCCCGCTTGGGGCAGCATCGTGAAGACTAAG TGCATCAATCACTACGGAAGCGACATCGGCGAGATTAGAGTCGTCTGTTCTATACAGCAATAA
- the LOC123151699 gene encoding phosphatidylglycerophosphate phosphatase PTPMT2 isoform X1 has product MAAAESAGLRRGAGARARRKAKEAAVGAAARALFYPTLLYNVVRSKVQAEFRWWDEVDQLILLGAVPFRRDVSHLQKLGVHGVVTLNEPFETLVPSSVYKSRGIDHLLIPTRDYMFAPSLVDISQAVDFIHRNASRGKMTYIHCKAGRGRSTTIVLCYLVKYKNMTPTTAFEHVRSKRARVLLTRSQRKVVQEFSTKVAGTAAATSSSPSGDAVPQTEDGSGLPGVIREDASSPSHKATPSGPMMKKMLACLLPSPMRSGGDSPSHADLRAP; this is encoded by the exons ATGGCCGCGGCGGAATCGGCCGGCCTGCGGCGCGGGGCGGGGGCGCGGGCCCGGAGgaaggcgaaggaggcggcggtggGCGCCGCCGCTAGGGCGCTCTTCTACCCGACGCTGCTCTACAACGTGGTGAGGAGCAAGGTCCAGGCCGAGTTCCGGTGGTGGGACGAGGTCGATCAG CTCATTTTGCTTGGAGCTGTTCCATTCCGTAGGGATGTTTCACACTTGCAGAAGCTTGGAGTACATGGCGTTGTAACCCTGAATGAACCATTTGAGACTTTAGTACCATCATCAGTATATAAG TCGCGTGGAATTGATCACCTTCTTATTCCTACAAGAGATTATATGTTTGCTCCATCACTTGTGGATATTAGTCAAGCTGTTGATTTCATTCATA GAAACGCATCTCGTGGGAAGATGACATATATTCACTGCAAAGCTGGAAGGGGACGGAGTACAACGATTGTCTTGTGCTATCTG GTGAAGTACAAGAATATGACACCTACCACAGCATTTGAGCATGTGAGATCTAAAAGGGCTAGAGTGCTGCTGACCCGTTCCCAGAGGAAG GTGGTTCAAGAATTCAGTACGAAGGTCGCTGgaacagcagcagcaacatcatCATCTCCATCAGGGGACGCGGTACCGCAAACTGAAGATGGCTCTGGTTTGCCAGGCGTAATCAGGGAGGATGCCAGCTCGCCTTCTCACAAGGCCACCCCATCAGGGCCAATGATGAAGAAGATGCTGGCATGCCTGCTTCCTTCCCCGATGCGATCTGGCGGCGACTCGCCGTCGCATGCCGACCTGAGGGCACCCTAG
- the LOC123151596 gene encoding gamma carbonic anhydrase 1, mitochondrial: protein MAKAFYAVGFWIRETGQALDRLGCRLQGNYFFHEQISRHRTLMNIFDKAPHVHKEAFVAPSASLIGDVQVGQGSSIWYGCVLRGDANNVQVGSGTNIQDNSVVHVAKSNLTGKVFPTIIGDNVTVGHSAVLQGCTVEDEAFVGMGATLLDGVIVEKHGMVAAGALVRQNTRIPCGEVWGGNPAKFLRKLTDEEIAFIAESAANYSNLAKAHAVENAKPLEKIDFEKVLRKKVAHQDEEDDSMLSGTRVVPPELAPPSSTPAQ, encoded by the exons ATGGCAAAGGCATTTTACGCGGTGGGGTTCTGGATCCGGGAGACCGGTCAGGCCCTCGACCGCCTCGGCTGCCGCCTCCAGGGGAACTACTTCTTCCACGAGCAGA TTTCAAGGCATCGCACACTTATGAACATCTTTGACAAAGCCCCTCATGTTCACAAAGAGGCATTTGTCGCTCCAAGTGCATCCCTTATTGGCGATGTTCAAGTTGGACAAGGGTCTTCAATTTGGTACGGCTGCGTCTTAAGAG GTGATGCAAATAACGTTCAAGTTGGATCTGGGACGAATATACAGGACAATTCTGTTGTGCATGTGGCAAAATCTAATCTAACTGGGAAAGTCTTTCCAACCATCATTGGAGACAATGTCACAGTAG GACATAGTGCTGTATTACAAGGATGCACTGTTGAGGATGAAGCTTTTGTTGGTATGGGAGCAACCCTGTTAGATGGTGTTATTGTGGAAAAGCATGGGATGGTTGCTGCTGGAGCCCTTGTAAGACAGAACACAAGGATCCCTTGTGGAGAG GTATGGGGTGGAAACCCTGCGAAATTTCTGAGGAAGCTCACAGATGAGGAGATTGCTTTTATTGCGGAATCGGCTGCCAACTACTCCAACTTAGCCAAGGCACACGCTGTTGAGAATGCCAAGCCCTTGGAAAAGATtgattttgagaaagtgttgcgcAAGAAAGTAGCTCACCAGGACGAGGAAGACGATTCCATGCTTAGTGGCACTCGAGTGGTCCCTCCAGAGCTAGCGCCACCCAGCTCTACCCCTGCTCAATAA
- the LOC123151699 gene encoding phosphatidylglycerophosphate phosphatase PTPMT2 isoform X4 — MAAAESAGLRRGAGARARRKAKEAAVGAAARALFYPTLLYNVVRSKVQAEFRWWDEVDQLILLGAVPFRRDVSHLQKLGVHGVVTLNEPFETLVPSSVYKSRGIDHLLIPTRDYMFAPSLVDISQAVDFIHRNASRGKMTYIHCKAGRGRSTTIVLCYLVKYKNMTPTTAFEHVRSKRARVLLTRSQRKASFTASQPQQDPAWGSIVKTK, encoded by the exons ATGGCCGCGGCGGAATCGGCCGGCCTGCGGCGCGGGGCGGGGGCGCGGGCCCGGAGgaaggcgaaggaggcggcggtggGCGCCGCCGCTAGGGCGCTCTTCTACCCGACGCTGCTCTACAACGTGGTGAGGAGCAAGGTCCAGGCCGAGTTCCGGTGGTGGGACGAGGTCGATCAG CTCATTTTGCTTGGAGCTGTTCCATTCCGTAGGGATGTTTCACACTTGCAGAAGCTTGGAGTACATGGCGTTGTAACCCTGAATGAACCATTTGAGACTTTAGTACCATCATCAGTATATAAG TCGCGTGGAATTGATCACCTTCTTATTCCTACAAGAGATTATATGTTTGCTCCATCACTTGTGGATATTAGTCAAGCTGTTGATTTCATTCATA GAAACGCATCTCGTGGGAAGATGACATATATTCACTGCAAAGCTGGAAGGGGACGGAGTACAACGATTGTCTTGTGCTATCTG GTGAAGTACAAGAATATGACACCTACCACAGCATTTGAGCATGTGAGATCTAAAAGGGCTAGAGTGCTGCTGACCCGTTCCCAGAGGAAG GCCAGCTTCACCGCCTCACAGCCGCAGCAAGACCCCGCTTGGGGCAGCATCGTGAAGACTAAG TAA
- the LOC123151699 gene encoding phosphatidylglycerophosphate phosphatase PTPMT2 isoform X3 has translation MAAAESAGLRRGAGARARRKAKEAAVGAAARALFYPTLLYNVVRSKVQAEFRWWDEVDQLILLGAVPFRRDVSHLQKLGVHGVVTLNEPFETLVPSSVYKSRGIDHLLIPTRDYMFAPSLVDISQAVDFIHRNASRGKMTYIHCKAGRGRSTTIVLCYLVKYKNMTPTTAFEHVRSKRARVLLTRSQRKASFTASQPQQDPAWGSIVKTKLSIGRSFV, from the exons ATGGCCGCGGCGGAATCGGCCGGCCTGCGGCGCGGGGCGGGGGCGCGGGCCCGGAGgaaggcgaaggaggcggcggtggGCGCCGCCGCTAGGGCGCTCTTCTACCCGACGCTGCTCTACAACGTGGTGAGGAGCAAGGTCCAGGCCGAGTTCCGGTGGTGGGACGAGGTCGATCAG CTCATTTTGCTTGGAGCTGTTCCATTCCGTAGGGATGTTTCACACTTGCAGAAGCTTGGAGTACATGGCGTTGTAACCCTGAATGAACCATTTGAGACTTTAGTACCATCATCAGTATATAAG TCGCGTGGAATTGATCACCTTCTTATTCCTACAAGAGATTATATGTTTGCTCCATCACTTGTGGATATTAGTCAAGCTGTTGATTTCATTCATA GAAACGCATCTCGTGGGAAGATGACATATATTCACTGCAAAGCTGGAAGGGGACGGAGTACAACGATTGTCTTGTGCTATCTG GTGAAGTACAAGAATATGACACCTACCACAGCATTTGAGCATGTGAGATCTAAAAGGGCTAGAGTGCTGCTGACCCGTTCCCAGAGGAAG GCCAGCTTCACCGCCTCACAGCCGCAGCAAGACCCCGCTTGGGGCAGCATCGTGAAGACTAAG CTTTCCATTGGAAGATCATTTGTTTAG